In Phreatobacter oligotrophus, the following are encoded in one genomic region:
- a CDS encoding thiamine pyrophosphate-requiring protein — protein sequence MYTASTAFLEALAEAGVDYLFCNFGSDHPAMIEALAEAARSGRRLPKVITCPNEMVALTAAQGHAQVSGKAQAVIVHVECGTQSLAGAVHNVSKGRVPVLIFAGASPFTQFGELPGSRNEFIQWIQDVHDQRGIVRGYMRYDAELRTGRNIKQMTWRALQFAQSDPKGPVYLMGAREVMEETLDPAAQAGLAVEDFAPIAPAALPQEAVHALLTDLAGARRPLIVTSYLGRNTQAVAELQRLVGPLGIGVIESVPNAVNLPHDDPMYLGCQWNEPRQNPHLAAADVVVVIDSDVPWIPTVSKPAPGAKIWHLDVDPLKQDMPLWSIPARRVFRVHAQTALAQLNAGLDRIGLDVARIGERRAHYVRAHEARKQALASAEAKPMGDRLTAEYVTACVRAHVDADTIILNEGITNYPVVVNHIAPTRAGQMLNSGGGNLGWTGGAAIGAKLADPAKTVIALTGDGSYMFSQPSTVHWMARHYDTPFLQVVFNNRGWRAPRYSMLAVHPQGEASRAADIGVAFDPPPDYAGIAAAAGGAYARQVRHPDEVEAAVAEALRVVKQDRRAAVLDVWLPHLMEG from the coding sequence ATGTACACAGCGTCCACCGCCTTCCTCGAAGCGCTCGCCGAAGCCGGCGTGGACTACCTGTTCTGCAATTTCGGCAGCGACCATCCCGCCATGATTGAGGCGCTCGCCGAGGCCGCGCGCAGCGGCCGCCGGCTGCCGAAGGTCATCACCTGTCCGAACGAGATGGTGGCGCTGACCGCGGCGCAGGGCCACGCGCAGGTCTCCGGCAAGGCCCAGGCGGTCATCGTCCATGTCGAATGCGGGACCCAGTCGCTCGCCGGCGCCGTGCACAACGTCTCGAAGGGCCGCGTCCCCGTGCTGATCTTCGCGGGAGCCTCGCCCTTCACCCAGTTCGGCGAGCTCCCCGGCAGCCGCAACGAGTTCATCCAGTGGATCCAGGACGTCCACGACCAGCGCGGCATCGTCCGCGGCTACATGCGCTACGACGCCGAGCTGCGCACCGGCCGCAACATCAAGCAGATGACCTGGCGCGCCCTGCAATTCGCCCAGTCCGACCCCAAGGGCCCGGTCTATCTGATGGGCGCCCGCGAGGTGATGGAGGAGACGCTCGATCCCGCCGCGCAGGCCGGCCTCGCCGTCGAGGATTTCGCCCCCATCGCTCCCGCCGCCCTGCCGCAGGAGGCCGTCCACGCCCTGCTGACCGATCTTGCCGGTGCGCGCCGGCCGCTCATCGTCACCTCCTATCTCGGCCGCAACACCCAAGCGGTGGCCGAGCTCCAGCGCCTCGTCGGGCCCCTTGGCATCGGCGTGATCGAGAGCGTGCCGAACGCGGTGAACCTGCCGCATGACGACCCGATGTATCTTGGCTGCCAGTGGAACGAGCCGCGGCAGAACCCGCATCTTGCCGCCGCCGACGTGGTCGTCGTCATCGATTCCGACGTGCCGTGGATCCCCACGGTCTCGAAGCCCGCGCCCGGCGCGAAGATCTGGCACCTCGATGTCGACCCGCTGAAGCAGGACATGCCCCTCTGGTCGATTCCCGCGCGCCGCGTCTTCCGCGTCCACGCCCAGACCGCGCTCGCCCAGCTCAATGCCGGCCTCGACCGCATCGGCCTGGACGTTGCCCGCATCGGCGAGCGCCGCGCTCACTATGTCCGTGCCCACGAGGCGCGGAAGCAGGCGCTGGCCTCGGCCGAGGCCAAGCCCATGGGCGACCGTCTGACGGCGGAATATGTCACGGCCTGCGTGCGTGCCCATGTCGATGCCGACACGATCATCCTCAACGAGGGCATCACCAACTATCCCGTGGTGGTGAATCACATCGCCCCGACCCGCGCCGGGCAGATGCTGAACTCCGGCGGCGGCAATCTCGGCTGGACGGGTGGCGCCGCCATCGGCGCCAAGCTCGCCGATCCGGCCAAGACCGTCATCGCCCTGACCGGCGACGGCTCCTACATGTTCTCGCAGCCCTCCACCGTCCACTGGATGGCGCGCCACTACGACACGCCCTTCCTGCAGGTGGTCTTCAACAACCGCGGCTGGCGCGCCCCGCGCTACTCGATGCTTGCGGTCCATCCGCAGGGCGAGGCGAGCCGCGCCGCCGATATCGGCGTCGCCTTCGACCCGCCGCCGGATTATGCGGGCATCGCCGCAGCTGCCGGCGGCGCCTATGCCCGGCAGGTGCGACATCCCGACGAGGTCGAGGCGGCTGTTGCCGAGGCGCTACGCGTGGTGAAACAGGACAGGAGGGCTGCTGTACTCGACGTATGGTTGCCCCATCTGATGGAAGGCTGA
- a CDS encoding amino acid ABC transporter substrate-binding protein — MRITHPSRRAVVGGIAAAALAAPQVRAQAGPVKIGFSISKTGPNAGGANVTTLPNYQLWLKETNDAGGLKLPGGQRRPIEFVEYDDRSQSEEAVRNIERLVNQDKVDLLLPPWGTAMNLAVAPSFNRGGFPHLASTFFVERQPELVKRWNNMFLFLDRPSTAITALTDLLATLKDKGLGNTVALASVQDQFGLELVSAARAGIARAGFQIVMDRQYPPGTQDLAPIVSEAARLKPDMFLAFSYPPDTLALTEQARIAGLNPKVFYTAVGTAFPLYKQRFGANAEGVMGIGGVDVTNPRIKDYIERHNRIVGREPDRWASTTTYSTLQVLTQAIERVGIDKAALVRDIAANSFDTILGPIKFADNQRVDQWWVGQWQQGEFVALAPTKVGGTKAPIFPKPAWPTA, encoded by the coding sequence ATGCGCATCACCCACCCCAGCCGCCGCGCCGTCGTCGGCGGCATCGCCGCCGCGGCGCTCGCCGCGCCCCAGGTCCGCGCCCAGGCGGGGCCGGTCAAGATCGGCTTCTCGATCTCCAAGACCGGTCCCAATGCCGGCGGCGCCAATGTCACGACCCTGCCGAACTACCAGCTCTGGCTGAAGGAGACGAACGATGCCGGCGGCCTGAAGCTGCCGGGCGGCCAGCGCCGTCCCATCGAGTTCGTCGAGTATGACGACCGCTCCCAGTCGGAAGAGGCGGTGCGCAACATCGAGCGCCTCGTCAACCAGGACAAGGTCGACCTGCTGCTGCCGCCCTGGGGCACGGCGATGAACCTCGCGGTGGCGCCCTCGTTCAACCGCGGCGGCTTCCCGCACCTCGCCTCGACCTTCTTCGTCGAGCGCCAGCCCGAGCTGGTGAAGCGCTGGAACAACATGTTCCTGTTCCTCGACCGGCCCTCCACCGCCATCACCGCGCTGACCGACCTCCTGGCGACGCTGAAGGACAAGGGCCTCGGCAACACCGTGGCGCTCGCTTCCGTGCAGGACCAGTTCGGCCTCGAGCTCGTCAGCGCCGCCCGCGCCGGCATCGCCAGGGCCGGCTTCCAGATCGTCATGGACCGCCAGTATCCGCCGGGCACGCAGGACCTCGCGCCCATCGTCTCCGAGGCGGCGCGGCTCAAGCCCGACATGTTCCTTGCCTTCTCCTATCCGCCGGACACCCTGGCGCTGACCGAGCAGGCGCGCATCGCCGGCCTCAATCCGAAGGTCTTCTACACCGCCGTCGGCACCGCCTTCCCGCTCTACAAGCAGCGCTTCGGCGCCAATGCCGAGGGCGTCATGGGCATCGGCGGCGTCGATGTCACCAACCCGCGGATCAAGGACTACATCGAGCGCCACAACCGCATCGTTGGCCGCGAGCCCGATCGCTGGGCCTCGACCACCACCTATTCGACGCTGCAGGTCCTCACCCAGGCGATCGAGCGGGTCGGCATCGACAAGGCGGCGCTCGTCCGCGACATCGCTGCCAATTCCTTCGACACGATCCTCGGCCCCATCAAGTTCGCCGACAACCAGCGGGTCGACCAGTGGTGGGTCGGCCAGTGGCAGCAGGGCGAGTTCGTCGCCCTCGCGCCCACCAAGGTCGGCGGCACCAAGGCGCCGATCTTCCCCAAGCCCGCCTGGCCCACCGCCTGA
- a CDS encoding MarR family winged helix-turn-helix transcriptional regulator, producing MADAIPPRSETDRSDARSDEARLGPLDDFIGFHLRLAQEASFRAFAARVGDPDLKPRRFAVLTLIAENPGMTQTALGKAAGRDKSTLTTTLDDLVKRGLVSRERAPNDRRSYTLFLTDKGCALHQKLMAAARAHDADLDRLVGPENKALFLALLRRIACELG from the coding sequence ATGGCCGACGCGATCCCGCCCCGTTCCGAGACCGACCGAAGCGACGCGCGCAGCGACGAGGCGCGGCTCGGTCCGCTCGACGATTTCATCGGCTTCCACCTGCGGCTCGCCCAGGAGGCCTCGTTCCGCGCCTTCGCGGCCCGCGTCGGCGATCCCGACCTGAAGCCGCGGCGCTTTGCGGTGCTGACCCTCATCGCCGAGAATCCCGGCATGACCCAAACCGCCCTCGGCAAGGCGGCGGGGCGGGACAAGTCAACCCTCACCACCACGCTCGACGACCTGGTGAAGCGCGGCCTCGTCAGCCGCGAGCGGGCGCCGAACGACCGGCGCAGCTACACGCTCTTCCTCACCGACAAGGGATGTGCGCTGCACCAGAAGCTGATGGCGGCGGCGCGCGCCCATGACGCCGATCTCGACCGGCTGGTCGGCCCGGAGAACAAGGCGCTGTTCCTGGCGCTGCTGCGCCGCATCGCCTGCGAGCTCGGCTGA
- a CDS encoding Bug family tripartite tricarboxylate transporter substrate binding protein: protein MAQDASPNRRHVLAAGLAGAGLIASPGLVRAQAWPSRPIRIVVAFPPGGAADIVTRHLTERLSQEWGQPVVVENRGGAGGNVASAEVARTDPDGHTLLITSSAVAINHLLYARMPLDTFKDLAPVGMGITVPNVMVVPAASPDRTPADLLARARANPGKLTYGSAGIGSSIHMAGELFKYLAKVDMVHAPYRGAGPAMNDLIGGRLDVMFDTLTVSASQIRGGTIRAIGVSTREPLAELPGVPVISATVPGYEMQSWFAFFTAARTPPEIIARLSAGLKAALHDPGVVKRLAEIGTTPVGSTPEELAAAMQAEVRLWEPVIKAADIKISG, encoded by the coding sequence ATGGCGCAGGATGCATCGCCGAACCGTCGCCACGTGCTCGCCGCCGGCCTCGCTGGCGCAGGGCTGATCGCGAGCCCGGGTCTTGTCCGGGCCCAGGCCTGGCCGAGCCGGCCCATCCGCATCGTCGTCGCTTTCCCGCCGGGCGGGGCGGCGGACATCGTCACCCGCCATCTCACCGAACGGCTGTCGCAGGAATGGGGCCAGCCGGTCGTCGTTGAGAACCGCGGCGGCGCCGGCGGCAACGTCGCCTCGGCCGAGGTCGCGCGCACCGACCCGGATGGCCACACGCTGCTCATCACCTCGAGCGCGGTGGCCATCAACCACCTGCTCTATGCGCGGATGCCGCTCGACACGTTCAAGGACCTGGCGCCCGTCGGCATGGGCATCACCGTGCCCAATGTCATGGTCGTGCCGGCGGCCTCGCCAGACCGCACCCCGGCCGACCTCCTCGCCCGCGCCCGCGCCAATCCCGGCAAGCTCACCTACGGCTCGGCCGGCATTGGCTCGTCGATCCACATGGCCGGCGAGCTGTTCAAGTATCTCGCCAAGGTCGACATGGTCCACGCGCCCTATCGCGGCGCCGGCCCCGCCATGAACGACCTGATCGGCGGACGGCTCGACGTCATGTTCGACACGCTCACCGTCTCCGCCTCGCAGATCCGCGGCGGCACCATCCGCGCCATCGGCGTCTCCACCAGGGAGCCGCTGGCCGAACTGCCCGGCGTGCCGGTCATATCGGCGACCGTGCCGGGCTACGAGATGCAGTCCTGGTTCGCCTTCTTCACCGCCGCCCGCACGCCGCCGGAGATCATCGCCCGGCTGTCGGCGGGCCTGAAGGCAGCGCTGCACGATCCGGGCGTGGTGAAGCGGCTGGCCGAGATCGGCACCACGCCGGTCGGCTCGACGCCTGAGGAACTCGCCGCCGCCATGCAGGCGGAGGTCCGGCTCTGGGAGCCGGTCATCAAGGCCGCCGACATCAAGATCAGTGGCTGA